A window of Ignavibacterium sp. contains these coding sequences:
- a CDS encoding ABC transporter permease subunit has protein sequence MQLISKILKFEFNNVLRSKWVIFFFLFFFLTSYALFSFENNTMKALLSLFNLTVYLVPLISLIFGTMYFYNSREYIEMILCQPIPRNALFVGLFLGTSLPLIISLVTGILLPFLLFGNFSEGLSLTLLLVLISSLLTLLSIAISFLISTKITDKVKGLSISIFFWLITAIVFDGFMLLIIYLFQDYPIEKFLIAFTLLNPLDLSRTLFILNFDISALLGLTGALFKKFYGSSLGIIISFISLIIWIGIPFFVGLRSFNRKDF, from the coding sequence ATGCAGCTCATTTCAAAAATCCTGAAATTTGAATTCAATAATGTATTGAGAAGTAAATGGGTGATTTTCTTCTTTCTGTTTTTCTTCCTTACTTCTTATGCGCTTTTTTCATTTGAAAATAATACCATGAAAGCTTTGCTTAGTTTATTTAATCTTACGGTTTATCTCGTTCCGCTGATTAGTTTGATATTTGGCACAATGTATTTTTATAATTCAAGAGAATACATTGAAATGATTTTGTGTCAACCAATACCACGTAATGCTTTGTTTGTTGGATTATTCTTAGGAACCAGTCTCCCGTTGATAATTAGTCTTGTAACAGGAATTCTTTTACCATTTTTATTATTCGGAAATTTTTCTGAAGGACTGAGCCTAACATTATTACTAGTATTGATTAGCTCTCTTCTTACTTTGCTTTCAATTGCAATTTCGTTTTTAATTTCTACAAAAATTACTGACAAAGTAAAAGGACTAAGTATATCAATATTTTTCTGGTTAATTACTGCAATCGTATTTGATGGTTTTATGCTTCTCATCATTTATTTATTTCAGGATTATCCAATTGAAAAATTTCTTATTGCATTTACACTTCTTAACCCGTTAGACCTTTCAAGAACACTCTTCATTCTGAATTTTGATATCTCAGCATTACTTGGATTAACGGGAGCTCTCTTTAAAAAATTTTATGGCAGTAGTTTGGGAATTATCATATCATTTATATCTCTTATAATTTGGATTGGAATTCCGTTTTTTGTTGGCTTGAGAAGTTTTAACAGGAAAGATTTTTAA
- a CDS encoding Rrf2 family transcriptional regulator, with product MTVIFSKKCEYGLQAVLYMAAKEPGCVCPSEEIAKKLKIPKEFVSKILQNLTESGIVDSKKGKSGGFMLAKQPSQIRLIDIVAAIDGLDIFNSCVLGFPSCSPDKPCPVHHKWGELRSKAYEMLAAETMDKFKEKTINKIGKI from the coding sequence ATGACTGTAATCTTCTCAAAAAAATGTGAATACGGACTTCAGGCAGTACTTTATATGGCTGCTAAAGAACCTGGCTGTGTTTGCCCTTCCGAAGAGATTGCTAAGAAATTAAAAATTCCAAAAGAGTTTGTTTCAAAGATTCTTCAGAATCTTACTGAAAGCGGAATAGTTGATTCGAAGAAGGGAAAGTCAGGTGGATTTATGCTTGCAAAACAACCATCACAAATCAGGTTAATTGATATCGTTGCTGCAATTGATGGTTTGGATATTTTCAACAGTTGTGTTTTGGGTTTCCCATCTTGTTCGCCGGATAAACCTTGTCCGGTTCATCACAAATGGGGAGAGTTACGATCGAAAGCTTACGAAATGTTAGCCGCTGAAACGATGGACAAATTCAAAGAGAAAACAATTAACAAAATCGGAAAGATTTAA
- a CDS encoding 4Fe-4S binding protein, producing MEKKNKIIRNNEKGIQKIRFAVQSLFAFLCIWIGVEFYLFVRFLETNGASAFYQRPPGVDGFLPISSFMSFYYLLTTGEIHQAHPAGLFIFLAIVLMSLVFGKSFCSWMCPIGFLSELIGDFGEKIFKRRLKLPKFLDYPLRSLKYLMLGFLIYSVIFLMTPLAIKYFLDSPYNIVADIKMYYFFANISRTSLIVISVLFVLSIFIRNFWCRFLCPYGALLGIFSLLSPNKIQRNTTSCIDCGLCNKACPSFIKVDKVKTVISDECSTCLNCVDVCPVKDTLQLNSLLPSKKKINKRYVAIGIVSIFLIVTGLGIFTGNWQNKVTKEEYLLHYKMMNSYGHPTGPNAMKQLNEQANNEIKSEVKGN from the coding sequence ATGGAAAAGAAAAATAAAATAATCAGGAATAACGAAAAGGGGATTCAAAAAATCAGATTTGCTGTTCAATCTCTTTTTGCATTTTTATGTATCTGGATTGGGGTCGAGTTTTATCTTTTCGTAAGATTTCTCGAAACAAACGGAGCTTCAGCTTTCTATCAAAGACCTCCCGGAGTTGATGGCTTTCTTCCGATCAGTTCGTTTATGAGTTTTTATTATCTGCTCACAACCGGTGAAATTCATCAGGCTCATCCTGCAGGATTATTTATCTTTCTCGCAATTGTTTTAATGTCGCTTGTCTTTGGAAAATCATTTTGCAGCTGGATGTGTCCAATTGGTTTTCTTTCTGAATTAATTGGCGATTTCGGTGAGAAAATTTTTAAGAGAAGATTAAAGCTTCCAAAATTTTTAGATTATCCTTTGCGAAGTCTCAAATATCTGATGCTTGGATTTCTCATTTACTCAGTAATTTTTCTTATGACACCACTTGCAATTAAATATTTTCTGGATAGCCCATATAATATTGTTGCAGATATCAAGATGTACTATTTCTTCGCAAACATTTCCCGAACTTCACTCATCGTGATTTCAGTTCTGTTTGTTCTTTCAATTTTTATAAGAAATTTTTGGTGCAGATTCCTCTGTCCTTATGGAGCATTACTCGGGATTTTTTCTCTTCTCAGTCCAAATAAAATCCAAAGAAACACAACAAGCTGCATTGATTGTGGTTTGTGTAATAAAGCTTGTCCTTCATTCATAAAAGTCGATAAAGTTAAAACAGTTATTTCAGATGAATGTTCTACTTGTTTGAATTGTGTTGATGTTTGTCCCGTTAAAGATACTTTGCAGTTAAATTCACTTCTTCCGTCAAAGAAAAAAATTAACAAAAGGTATGTTGCGATCGGAATTGTTTCTATTTTCTTAATCGTAACCGGACTTGGAATCTTTACAGGTAACTGGCAAAATAAAGTAACAAAAGAAGAATATTTACTTCACTACAAAATGATGAACAGTTATGGTCATCCAACCGGTCCTAATGCAATGAAACAACTTAATGAACAGGCAAACAATGAAATAAAATCTGAGGTGAAAGGGAATTGA
- a CDS encoding hemerythrin domain-containing protein, with the protein MKTEDLNKIKKMEVDEITEEIKRMHDELMEDKKFFPESLLEKLDSEKALQEIFEKILKDFKHHIYKEEKILFPYLINLAKAARNEIPFEKPYFETVVNPINMMQSDHESINDATERLKILIDDELSQKKINSAIAEKINDIIEYIRKVIYLENVILFPKAALLEKKFLV; encoded by the coding sequence TTGAAAACGGAAGATTTAAACAAAATTAAAAAGATGGAAGTAGATGAAATAACTGAAGAAATAAAAAGAATGCATGATGAACTTATGGAAGACAAAAAGTTTTTTCCCGAAAGTCTTTTAGAAAAACTTGATTCAGAAAAAGCACTTCAGGAAATATTTGAAAAAATTTTAAAGGACTTTAAACATCATATTTATAAGGAAGAAAAAATTTTATTTCCTTATCTGATTAATTTGGCAAAAGCTGCTCGTAACGAAATACCTTTTGAAAAACCTTACTTTGAGACGGTCGTAAATCCAATAAATATGATGCAATCTGATCACGAATCAATAAATGATGCAACAGAGAGGTTAAAAATATTAATTGATGATGAACTAAGTCAAAAAAAAATTAATTCTGCAATTGCAGAAAAAATCAATGATATTATTGAGTATATCAGAAAAGTAATTTATCTTGAAAATGTAATTCTTTTTCCGAAAGCAGCATTACTCGAAAAAAAATTTTTAGTCTGA
- a CDS encoding hemerythrin domain-containing protein codes for MKRHQAIAELSRDHQKGLMLAQLLKKNAPPHKGLPTEPKGKMNYAIETFRNDLTQHFTDEEKILFPSAKGKSKECDALIDELVNEHKFFYEKILALENTSNLIDEMDLIGRKLEEHIRKEERILFNMIQELLTEDELIIIKSKIEQSRKDFLKSCKTNST; via the coding sequence ATGAAAAGACACCAGGCAATAGCAGAACTTTCAAGAGATCATCAAAAGGGATTGATGCTTGCGCAGCTTTTAAAGAAGAACGCTCCTCCTCATAAAGGTTTACCAACCGAACCAAAAGGTAAAATGAATTATGCAATAGAAACATTCAGGAATGATTTAACTCAGCATTTTACTGATGAAGAAAAAATTCTTTTCCCATCTGCAAAAGGTAAATCAAAAGAATGTGATGCTCTTATTGATGAACTGGTAAATGAACATAAGTTTTTTTACGAAAAGATTCTGGCTCTGGAGAATACTTCTAACCTGATTGATGAAATGGACTTGATTGGTCGTAAACTTGAAGAACATATCAGAAAAGAAGAAAGAATTTTATTCAATATGATTCAGGAACTTCTGACTGAAGATGAACTAATAATTATCAAATCAAAAATTGAACAATCTAGAAAAGATTTCTTAAAATCCTGTAAAACAAATTCAACATAA
- the nrfH gene encoding cytochrome c nitrite reductase small subunit: MKPIQLLKALIPPPQWRFLVIVLVGIGVGLLLLTLHLARATSYLSDDPVACVNCHVMAPYFATWERGSHGRVATCNDCHIPHDNIVNTYLFKAMDGMRHSYVFTFRLEPQVIRIKQAGKDAVQQNCIRCHQNVIHPISLRAISGQRIQGEGDGYCWDCHRETPHGRVNSLTSAPYARVPQLSSPIPSWMEETLGLKKSN, translated from the coding sequence ATGAAACCAATACAATTACTAAAAGCTCTTATTCCACCTCCTCAATGGAGATTTTTGGTAATTGTTCTTGTTGGAATAGGTGTTGGATTACTTCTGTTAACTTTACATCTTGCCCGCGCAACTTCTTACCTTTCAGATGACCCGGTTGCTTGTGTGAATTGTCATGTTATGGCACCATACTTTGCAACTTGGGAAAGAGGAAGTCACGGTAGAGTTGCAACCTGCAATGATTGCCACATTCCACATGACAATATTGTCAACACATATCTTTTCAAAGCGATGGATGGTATGCGGCATTCGTATGTATTTACATTCCGTCTTGAACCGCAGGTTATCAGAATCAAACAAGCTGGCAAAGATGCTGTTCAGCAAAACTGCATCAGATGTCATCAGAATGTAATTCATCCGATTTCATTAAGGGCAATTTCCGGACAAAGAATTCAGGGAGAAGGAGATGGCTACTGTTGGGACTGCCACAGGGAAACACCTCACGGCAGAGTAAACAGTTTAACTTCTGCTCCTTATGCACGAGTACCACAACTAAGTTCACCAATTCCATCCTGGATGGAAGAGACTTTAGGGTTAAAAAAATCGAATTAA